CCCGGACGTGACGCTGCCCGGGGAGGCCTGGCTGCACGTCGCCATCGGCATCGAAGAGGCGGCCTGGACGGCCGAGGCCTCGGATGGCGTGGTGTTCCGCGTGGGCGTCTCCGACGGTCGCGAGTACGAGGAGCTGCTGGCGCGCCATCTCGACCCGGCGTCGCAGCCCGGCGACCGCCGCTGGCTGCCCCTCGTCATCGACCTGACGCGATACGGCGGCGAGCGCGTCGACCTGATCTTCAACGCCAACGCCAGCCCGCCAGGCGCCGACAACCGCGAGTTCGATCTCGCGGTGTGGGGCACGCCCGAGATCCACACGAGACGATGACGCCGATGAGAGTGCCGCTGCTCGACCTCCAGGCCCAGTACGGGCCAATCCGCGACGACGTGCTCGCGGCGATGACGCGCGTCTGCGACAGCCAGCAGTTCATCCTCGGCCGCGAGGTCGAGCGGCTCGAAACGGAACTCGCCTCGATGCTGGGCGTCCGGTTCGCGGTCGGCGTCTCCTCGGGCACCGACGCCCTGCTCGTCGCGATGATGGCGCTCGGCATCGGGCCGGGCGACGAGGTGATCACCCCCACCTATTCGTTCTTCGCGACCGCGGGCTCGGTCGCCCGCCTCGGTGCCACCCCGGTGCTGGTCGACATCGACCCGGCGACCTGCAACATCGACCCGGCGGCCGTGCAGGCCGCCGTGACGCCCCGCACCCGCGCCGTCGTTCCGGTGCACCTGTTCGGCCAGAGCGCCGACATGCGACCGATCCTCGAGCTGGCGCGGGCGCGCGGCATCGTCGTCGTCGAGGACGCCGCGCAGGCCATCGGGGCGACCTACGAGGGTGCCCTCGTCGGCGGCCTCGGCGAGGTCGGCTGCTTCTCGTTCTTCCCGAGCAAGAACCTCGGCGCGTTCGGCGACGCGGGCCTCGTCACGACCAACGACGAGGCGCTGGCCGAGCGCGTGCGCCTGCTGCGCGGCCACGGCATGCACCCGAAGTACTATCACCGCTTCCTCGGGGGCAACTTCCGCCTCGACGCGCTGCAGGCGGCGATCCTGCGCGTGAAGGCGCCGCACCTGGCCGCGTGGACCGACGCGCGCCGGCGGAACGCCGACCGGTACCGGGCCCTGTTCGCCGCGCGCGGCCTGACCGGCGTCGGCCTTCCGATCGAGCGGCCGGGCCGGCGTCACATCTACAACCAGTTCGTGATCCGGGTGCCCGAACGAGACCGCCTTCGCGCGGTCCTCGCCGAAGAGGGCGTCGGCACCGAGATCTACTACCCGGTGCCGTTCCATCTGCAGGAGTGCTTCGCGCCGCTGGGCTACCGGGAAGGCGAGTTCCCGCACGCGGAGGCCGCCGCGCGCGAGACGCTGGCCCTGCCGATCTACGGCGAGCTGACCGAGGCGCAGCAGGCGCACGTCGTCGAGGCGATCGCCCGGTTCATGGAGGCGCGATGAGCGCGGCGCTGGTCTTCGGGGCAGCGGGCCAGCTCGGCGCCGTCATGGTCGACCGCCTCGCCGCCGACGGACACGAAGTCGTCGCGGTGACGCGGCGCGAGATCGACGTCACCGACCACGACGCGGTCACCGCGGCGGTCGCGGGCCGCAGGCCGTCGCTCGTGGTCAATTGCACCGCGTTCAACGACGTCGACGGTGCGGAGTCGCAGCCGGCCGTCGCGCTCGACGTCAACGCGTTCGCGGTGCGCTCGATGGCGCGCGCGGCGGCCGCCGTCGATGCGACGTTCGTGCACTACAGCACCGACTTCGTGTTCGACGGACGGGCCACCGAGCCCTACCGCGAGTCGGACCGGCCGAGCCCCGAGAGCGTCTACGCGTCATCGAAGCTGCTCGGCGAGTGGTTCGCGGCCGACGCGCCGAGGCACTACGTGCTGCGCGTCGCGAGCCTCTTCGGCGGGCCCGCGGCGCGCAGCAGCATCGATCGCATCGTCGATGCCCTGGTCGCGGGACGCGAGGCCCGCGTGTTCGTCGATCGCGTCGTGTCGCCGAGTTACGTCGACGACGTGGCGGCCGCGACCCTGGCCCT
The nucleotide sequence above comes from Acidobacteriota bacterium. Encoded proteins:
- a CDS encoding DegT/DnrJ/EryC1/StrS family aminotransferase — its product is MRVPLLDLQAQYGPIRDDVLAAMTRVCDSQQFILGREVERLETELASMLGVRFAVGVSSGTDALLVAMMALGIGPGDEVITPTYSFFATAGSVARLGATPVLVDIDPATCNIDPAAVQAAVTPRTRAVVPVHLFGQSADMRPILELARARGIVVVEDAAQAIGATYEGALVGGLGEVGCFSFFPSKNLGAFGDAGLVTTNDEALAERVRLLRGHGMHPKYYHRFLGGNFRLDALQAAILRVKAPHLAAWTDARRRNADRYRALFAARGLTGVGLPIERPGRRHIYNQFVIRVPERDRLRAVLAEEGVGTEIYYPVPFHLQECFAPLGYREGEFPHAEAAARETLALPIYGELTEAQQAHVVEAIARFMEAR
- the rfbD gene encoding dTDP-4-dehydrorhamnose reductase; protein product: MSAALVFGAAGQLGAVMVDRLAADGHEVVAVTRREIDVTDHDAVTAAVAGRRPSLVVNCTAFNDVDGAESQPAVALDVNAFAVRSMARAAAAVDATFVHYSTDFVFDGRATEPYRESDRPSPESVYASSKLLGEWFAADAPRHYVLRVASLFGGPAARSSIDRIVDALVAGREARVFVDRVVSPSYVDDVAAATLALVSREAPHGLYHCVNSGVTTWAELGQAVARLLGVDGALLAPVKVDDVIMKARRPKYAALSNARLRDAGVDMPGWEDAIARHLLKRRESGGAARR